The Anomalospiza imberbis isolate Cuckoo-Finch-1a 21T00152 chromosome 27, ASM3175350v1, whole genome shotgun sequence genome segment GCCGCGGGGGCAGCTGCAGAGCTTCCCGATGCGCGCCCCGCGCCGCACCGCGCACGGCTCCCGGGGCTCGCACTGCGGGGCGGCACCGTCAGCCCCGGGGCCGGACCCCCGCcaaggggggtttggggtccccccgAACCCCCAGGGCGAGTCCCCCAACCCCGCCGTACCCAGGGCACCCAGCTCAGCCTCTTCTCCAGCGCCGGCGGCTCCCGCGTCCCCAGCTCGTCCAGCACCTCGCGGAGCACCTCCACCTGCACCGGGGCAGCCGCTGCTGCGAGGAGCCTCTCGAGggcccggcagcagcggcaCAAAACCGGAGCAGGGGTCTCggcttccccctccccaaatcgCCACGGCCCCCCCAGAACCGGCCCCAAACCGGGGCGGGGGGGACAGGAACACCCCGAAACGTCCCAGACCCGCGCGGGGTTGCTGGGgtccccccgcccgctcccccagcccctcaccagctCCGTCTCCTCCCGGCCGTGCCCGGGCAGGCTCAGCGTGGGCCGGAGCTCCGGTACCGGTTCGGGGGTGCCGAGCGGGACGAGGCCGGAgcccagcaggcagagcaggcagagcagagcgTTCTCCATGTTCCCGGTGCCAGCCGCGCCCCTGGATGCTCCGGGATGTGCCAGGCTCGGCTTTATACCCCCCCGGCCACCCCCGAGCAGGCGGTGACGCACACGGGGCGCCTGTGTCCCCCCAAAGCCCGGCACCGTCACCGGGCTGCAGGGGGGACACGgcatccctggggacaccggtgCCACCGGCCAGCGGCCAGGGACCGACGTCAGCAGCGCGCCCAGGCAGGGACCCCCGGGTGACCCCCCCGGGCCGCAGCCGCTGCCAATTCCCTGAGCAAACACGAAcggggctgagcccggctgCGCTCCCGGAGCGGGCCCGGACACGGCACAGACCGGGGGCACGGCGGGGCACgagcggctgcgctggggacAGACAGCGGGACAGCCGGGGGGACAGACAGGGAGACAGACAGGGGAGAAACAGGGGGACAGGCAGGGGacagacagagggacagacaggggacagacagggacaaatagagggacagacagggagACAGACAGGGGAGAAACAGGGGGACAGACAGGGGGACAGACAGGGGACAACCagggggacagacagggacaaatagagggacagacagggagacaggagaGAAACagggggacagccaggggacagacagatggacagacaggGGACAGACAGGGGAGAAACagggggacagccaggggacagacagagggacagacaggggacagacagggacaaatagagggacagacagggagACAGACAAGGGAGAAACagggggacagccaggggacagacagagggacagacCGGGGGACAGACAGGGGAAAACCAGGGGGACAGACACGGGACaaacagagggacagaggggaatACAGACagggggacagccggggggacAGACGGCGGACACCGGGGAGCTGCCGCTCTGCTGTCCCACAGCCCTTCCAGgctccccagtatccccagcgGATACAGTTCCGGTCCCGGTCCGGTGGCTTCTAGACCCGGTCCGGTGGCCCCTgatcctgctccagctcagtTTCGGCTCCCCCCACTCGGTCCGGTCCCGGTTCGGTTGCCCCCTGCCCAGGTCGGTGCCGGTTTGGTgacccccatcccagccccaatTGGGTCCCAGcccccggtcccggtcccggtcccggtttGGCGGCGCCGCGCCCCGCCTACACCCCGAGGCTCCGCCCACCAGTGGACACAAAGCCCTCTGGGTAATGTAGTCTCCGTTAACGGCGCGGGAAAGGCGGGGCGCTCCGGGACTACACTTCCCAGAGAGCTTTGCGGCGGGGGCATCGAGAGGGCGGAGACAGCGCCGCCTGCTGGCTCGGAGGAGTCGAAGCGGGAGCGCGGCCACCGGTGCGATGAGTTGCGGCCGCGCTCGGGCtcgggggggacacgggggggactcgggggggacacgggggggactcggggggacacgggggggacacggggccAGCGAGAGGGGacgggggacagcggggacacgcACCGGGCGCCAGCACCGCCGTGGGCTGCGGGCAGCGTGGGAAGTACGGCTCAGGAGGACGCGGCCgcgggaaactgaggcacggcgTGGGCACGTCCCGCGACCCCCGGGGCTTCACGCACCGGTCCGGCCCTGCAGCTGCGGGACCGGGGGGGCCAAGGTGAGGTGACCGCGGCGTGCCAAGCCCCGGGACAGCGGGAGCGCGTCCCCGGCGGGCCCGGGCCGTGTCCCCGGCAGgtggcggccgccgcccgcgcgCAGCGCGGAGCTCCCCGCGTGTCCCCGTTTCCCCCGGCTCGGAGCGCACCGACCCCTCCCGCCCCCGGCTGCAGGTCCCGGTGCACGGACCGAGCCGCCCCCGCGCTCCGGTGCGTGAATTGCCGCCCCCCGGTGCAGCCCCCGCTCCACCGACAGACCCCCGGTACAGCCCCCGGTGTACGGACCGTTCCGCGGCCCACGAACCGACCCCCGCGGCCACCCTCGATCCACTGACCGACCCCATGGTCAACGGGCAAGCCCCGGTGCAGCCCCCGGTGCACGGACCGAGCCCCCGGTACAGCCCCCGGTGCACGGACCGAGCCCCCGGTACAGCCCCCACTCCACGCACAAAAATCCCGGTGCAGCCCCCGACCCCCGGTGCAGCTCCGGCCCCACGGACCGACCCCCGCCGTGCAGACGCTGGTGCACGAACCGACCCCTGGAGAAGCGCCCGGTGCCAGGGACCGACCCCCGGGGCGACCCCCGGTGCAAGAGCAGACCCTCGGAGCAGCCCCCGCTCCCTGGGACCGACCCCCGTGCAGCCCCCGGTCCCACAGATCACCCGCCGGTGCACCGACCGACCCCTAGAGCAGCGCCCGGTGCAAGGAACGACCCCCGGAGCGGGTTCCGGTCCCACGGACCGACCCCGTTCCCCGTTCCCCCCCGTTCCCCGTCCCCCCCCGTTCCCCGTTCCCCCCCGTTCCCCGTTCCCCGTTCCCCGTTCCCGGTTCCCCGTTCCCCGTTCCCGGTTCCCCGTTCCCGGCAGTTCCACGCCCGTCCGGGGGGGGGCGCAGTTTCAGGGCGGGGTTCCCCCCCCCGTTTCACCCCCACGTGGGCCCCGCCGGCGGCGCCCAATCAGCGCCGCGCCCGTGGGCGGCTCCGCGCGGCGCCAGCCAATGGGCGAAGCGGGGGCGCCGCGcgaggccccgccccgcggcggCAGGCTATAaagggcggcggcgggcgcggccggGGCTCAGAGCGATCGCGCtggagcggcggcgggagcggagcGGGACCGGGAATCGCGATAGCGCCGCGATATCCCCGCGATAGCCGCGCTCGGGATTATTGCTCGTGGAGTTTGCCTTCTTCTCCTGCGGATTACAATTGCACCATGAccctggaggagctggtgcCTTGCGATAGCAGCAAGTAAGTGGCGGGCGGCTCGGGGCGTCCGGCGGGGGGGTCTGTGCTTGTCGCCGTCGCCGCTCACCGGCTCTGTCGTTCCTCCCGACAGGATGCAGGCGGTGAGCGAGGCGGTGGAGCGAGTGCTGGTGGCGGCGCAGCGGCAGGACCGCCTCACCGTGGGGGTCTACGAGTCGGCCAAGCTCATGAATGTGTGAGTATCGCGACAGGGCTCTGTCGGGGAGTCTGTCGGGGGGGGGGTCTGGCTCGCGTGGCGGGGCTCATCCCGGCCCGCGTAGCGCAGGGCGGGCTCTTGGCAGGAGCCTTTTACGGGGTGGTGACCAGGCAGAATTTGGGGGGTCTGTCCCCCCGTTCTCAGTGCGACAGGGACGGGGCACGGGGGGGTGACAGCTCCGCGGGAGGGGGTTCCACCCTCCCGAGCTGTCCCGGTGGTCCCTAACCCGCCGCGCCCCCGCAGGGACCCCGACAGCGTGGTGCTGTGCGTGCTGGCCACCGACGAGGAGGACGAGGGTGACATCGCCCTGCAGATCCACTTCACGCTCATCCAGGCGTTCTGCTGCGACAACGACATCCACATCCTGCGCGTGTCGGGCATGCAGCGCCTCGCTGCCATCCTGGGCGAGCCCGAGCCCGAGTCCGAGCCCCGCGACCTGCACTGTCTCCTGGTCACGGTGAGCGCGGCGGTGACGCGCCGGTGGCCCCGTGACTCCGCCAGGGGCCGGGGAGGGTGACGGGGCGGCTCGGGGACACGCGTCGGGGCGCTGGTGGCACTAACCTcgtgctcctgctcccccagaacCCGCACACGGACGCCTGGAAGAGTCAGGCGTTGGCGGAGGTGGCGAGTTACTGCGCCGAGAGTCGCGACAGGAACCAGTGGGTGCCTTACGTGTGTCTGCAAGAGCGCTGAGCCCTTCCCGGCCCCTTCCCGGCCTGGACTTGGAGGattaaaaaccttaaaaaaatcccaacacgaaacagcaggaaaaaaaaaaaaaaaaaccaaggagAAACAGCCAGTTCCAACCCACaatccccaaaacccaccgattttgtttttcttttgaaccggagaggaggaagggggagCGCGGCCGCTGCGGTGGGAATGGAGGGAGCCGTGCCAAGCCCGGAGGGGGACGCTGGCCGGAGCCCGGATGGACACTGGCCGGAGCTGCCGGCCGAGGAGTCGTGCTGGACCGGGGGCCGGAGCTGGGGAGCCCCGGGCGGGCGCTGCGGAGCGCGGGGGTGACCCCGGAGCTGGACACTGTCGCGATTTTTGGCAGCTGGGACCCGATGGAGGCGAGGACTGCAGAGggctggatttttaatttttcttttggtgcAAAAACTGCTTTTTCCAAGGACTTACGGACGTCTGCACAGATGGACCTGCACCCCCCGGGTGCTGCTTTTGCACTTGGAGACCCTGAGCTGAATCTTTTCAAGAGTTTATTCTTCTACTGAGCGAGGAGCTAAATTTATTTGCAATAAAATGTCTGACGTTACTGGTGTTtgctcttccctgctctctgctggAGCCGTTCCCAAGGGAGCGGGATCGGCGCCtcctgggtgggttttggggtgggctCCACCTCCCACGGGGGCTCTGCACGCTGGGGGGGCCTTTTGTAGGGCCGGGGGTTCCCACCCGTGTGTggcctctctgctgctgctggaggagaaaTTCCCACCCCACCCTTCTCTGAAAAAGggttttttccaagaaaaacacCCACGAGCTGCCCTGAGCTCCGTGGGAAGCGGAGCACGGCCCCCCCCCGGGCTCGGGGCTGGAGTTTCCCCCACCCGCGCAGAAACCGCGGCTCCCGCGGGCAGCGGGCCCGGGGCTGCCcgcgggggtggggggagcccggggcggccccgcgcccccatcccctcccccgGCCGCGGGTGGGGAGTTCCCTCCGTCCTTCGGGGGTGGCCGGGGTTGGGGACAAGGACAACCCCGAGGGCTCCGGGGAAAGTGGGGCCGCTGGGGTCGGGGTCCCCCCTCTGTGGGAAATGGGAGCCCCGGAACCCGCCGAGGGGGCTCGGCGGAGCGGCTCCGGCGCATCCCGGAGCCGGAGCTCACCTGAGCTCGCCCTGCCCCGGGTCACACGCGCGGGGTCACACGGGGTGGCCCCGGGCCCGGAGCGGTGCCAGCCCGGCAGGGAGCCCGGCCAGGACACGGCGTCcgcctgggcagggacacagcgTCCGGCCAGCCCCGCCTGGGGACACGGTGGCCGTCCCGAGTGTCGTGTGGCTCGGGGACGTGCCCTGTGCCCTCCTTTGGGGTTTTGATTgcgggggaaactgaggcacggaggGACCGCGGCGTGTGACAGCCCCGGCGGAGGCACCGCAGCGCCGCCCCGCCGTGTCCCGGCGGTCCCAAGGGACAAGGTGGTGACAACACCCTCTGGGTGGCCCAAACTGCGACCCCCCAAGGTTCCCCAGCTGGGGGGTCTCAGCTCGGGGCGGGGGGGACCGCGATGGGGTCGCGCTGTTCCCTGGGATCCCCCGGGGAAATCCCAAAGGGAAAGGGCCCGAGGGCGGCTGAGGCTGCCGAAACTCGTTTCACTGATGAGGCAGCGGGGTCACGAGGCCATTCCTGTCGCCGCTGTCACCGCGGCTGTGCCACTCGTGTGACCGGTGTGTCAAGACGCGGCTGTGTCACGGGGCTGGGAGGGGTGACcgccccccagaccccccaaaatcccccctccCACCCGCAGGACACCcccggagcagccccgagcgcaGCCCCTCCGGAGCTCACCCACCCGGGGCCGGGTCACGCACCCACGGtgtgcccgtgtcccccccagggccaccccggGTCACCCCGAACAGCAGCTGGGGCACCCCCGGGGCCCAGGAACccccacagacacccccccCCCATGGACCCCAAACCCATGGACCCCAAAGTCCCCCCAGCCCGGGGGGGACAATGGGACCCCCACCCCTGGAGCCCCCGACAGGGCCGGGCTGGCTCGGGGATCCCGGCCGGGCTCTGACCCGAACCTTGCACCCCTCGGAGCCGGCCCGGACACGGCGGGGGGCGGCTGCGGGGTTTGGGGGTTCGGGGAGGGGTCCCTGACTCacgccccccccgccccccggaCCCTCCCAGCGCCAGGAAAAGGaatcccagggctgggaatgggggtcctggggagacCCCCCCATCACCACCGCGAGCCCCCCGCAGCGACAGCGCGGGATAATTAAACCCTGGGCGATAATTAggtaattaataattaattaggAGGTCGCAGCCAGCCCCGGGGGTGCAGGATGGGTGTTGGGCACCCCCCAAAAGCTGACACGAGGGGCTCAGATGCCGCCCCGAATGTGCCCGCGGGGGTGACACCGCAGCCGCCGGGTCACCGCGACGGGGGTGGGAGGTCCCggcggggggcacgggggggttTGGGCTCGGGGGGGCACCGAGCCCCTTCCCGGCTCTGGGGCGGCCGCAGCCAGACAGGGCAGGGCCGGAGCCGCGCCGGAGCCGCTGATTTATGAGTCTGGCCTGGGTGGCTCCGGcggctcctggccccgggctcCGGCTCCACCCTGGGAGCGACATCGGGGACAAGAAACCGGGGGGGCACCGcccaccccaaagcccccgGCAGCTCGGCCCATCCCGACATCCCCAACCTCTGGAAactgggggaaactgaggcacggagctgcgccccccccccgccccaaccccTCCCCCGCCGGTGACGCCCGGAGCAGGAAGTGCCTCCGTGATGCCACCGTGGTGGCCCCATTGCGTCAcgggtgtccccgtgtcacccGCGTGGGGACATCGTGGGATCCTCCACGGAGTCCCCGCGGTCAGAGGGTCCCCGGGAGCGGGGCGTGGTCCCGAGGGGGGCCCCGCTGCTGTCCCCGCCCCGGTGGCACCGGGGGGACCCGCGGCTGTCCCTGGGCCAGCCGGTGCCGTCCCGGTGGCCGCGGCTCCGAGGGCAAGGAGTTAATTAGGGCGGCGGGGAGTTAATTAGAGCGGCAGCCAGGCTAAAAATAGCCCGGCGGAGGAGGGAGGGTTATTTTTAGCCGCTCCCAGCCCGGTGCCACCCGGCCGGTGTCGCTTGGCGCTGGCACCGCCACCCGCGGCCACTCCGGCGCTTGGCAGCGAATTCCCGGAGCCGCTCCCGGTGTCCCGGAGTTCAGAAGGGAACTGGGGGCAGGCTGGATTCTGCGGCAGGGACCTGGCTGGGGGACAGTGGCACGGACCTGCTGCCATGCCACTGGtggtccccctgtccccgtccccctgCCCGTCCCGCCCTTCCCAGCGGCGTTTTTGGAGCAGACACTGAAAAATCCCAACAATTCCCGGCCCGCGGCTGCAGCGGGAGCGGCGCGTTCCAAGGACTCGCTCCCGGCCTGGATCCCGCTGATTTTCCAGCGGGAAGCTGGCACGGGCCGGGATCGCTTTTCCCGGAAAAAGGAGGGAATGCAGCGCTGGGTTTGGTTTTCCCGTGGCCCTGGGATGGGACGGTTCCGTAGATTCCGGGGAAAAAGGAGATTCCCAAGAGCTGCCGTGGAGGAGCCACCAGGGAAGGGGAGAACaggggtgggaaaagggaatcCCTGGGAACTGGGGGATTCCCAAGGGTGGGATAAGGGGGTTTCTGAGGAGCTGAGATCCTTGAGGGGCTGCAGTTCCTGGGAATCGGCATTCCCGATCCCATCGGAGCATCCAGGGGGTGGGGGCAGCTCCCAGGGGTGGGAACAGGGAACCCCGAGAGTGGGGGATTCccgggaggggagaggggacagggggttCCCGAGGGGTTTGGATGCCACAGGGATCCCGGAGGATCCGGAATTCCCGACCCCCTCAGCGCAGCACAGGCAGGCAGAGGAAATTGGCAAAATGCAAAGTGAGCCTTTTTTATTGTGTTATCCATTCACTTGGGAACAACGATTCCACGAAATATTAAACACGGTGCGAGGAGGGGTCGGGGCTATGGCACAcgagaaagggaaaaatcaacgaaacaaacccaaaaaaacggGAATCGCAGACAGAAGAGGAGCCTATGGCACAGACACCGAGCACTTCCTAAGGACAGTCCGGAAAAAACCTGGATTGGCGTTTGGCAACGAGATCAGAGTTTGGCaaataagaataataataattaatgaTCATTTGAATGACAGAccagagagaaggagaaaatgagGAGCGCCAAGGATCCCACGTGGGCTCGGAGTAAATGAATTATTGGGATTTTGTTAAATAAAGGTGGATTTTTAAGGATTTTAGGGGGGAATAAAAAGGGGCATTTGGGAGATCCAGAGGCTCCGGGgtgtcccggctccatcccccgAGACAGGGAGGGGAGGGTGAGGCAAAGGGAGGAAAACTGGAATAGGAGCAATGTTTCCCTGGCCCTTTTATTCCCAGATTTCTATTTTTGGCACTGGCTTCACCACATCCCATAAAGAAAGGCCGGACAGATCTGGGCATGTGGTTcaatcccaaaaaaaaaggcttttgtggagctgggctccagctcctcctgctccccctTCCAGCACTTAGAAAGTcctgaaaagtatttttttttgtgtttttccccctcctttcccccctcttttttttttttttttgagtgttttttcccctcctttttcctttttttttttcttttaattttttttaaaataaatttatttggCAAGTGCACGAAACAAAGTACAAGCAACTACTGGGAATCTGCACTTCTATTTCTGCCATACAAAAACACCCACAGCATGGGCATGGATTTACTCGGACAAGGAGAAAATTccggggggaaaaaagggggggaaaaaaaaggtgtgaaaaaaagaaaaaagaaaaagaaaataaaaattgagaAATTTTTTCCCAACAAAAACGAGTCACCCATGGAGACACCAgcacctgccagcagctcccaccccCGGCTCCCGGTGGGACCCTCGGCATTCCGGGATCCCATGGGAGATGCTCCGTGGCCTTTCTCCCGGCTCCCTGCCCCTTTTcccagctcct includes the following:
- the GADD45B gene encoding growth arrest and DNA damage-inducible protein GADD45 beta — translated: MTLEELVPCDSSKMQAVSEAVERVLVAAQRQDRLTVGVYESAKLMNVDPDSVVLCVLATDEEDEGDIALQIHFTLIQAFCCDNDIHILRVSGMQRLAAILGEPEPESEPRDLHCLLVTNPHTDAWKSQALAEVASYCAESRDRNQWVPYVCLQER
- the LOC137463177 gene encoding cocaine- and amphetamine-regulated transcript protein-like, with the protein product MPCPPCSPVTVPGFGGTQAPRVRHRLLGGGRGGIKPSLAHPGASRGAAGTGNMENALLCLLCLLGSGLVPLGTPEPVPELRPTLSLPGHGREETELVEVLREVLDELGTREPPALEKRLSWVPWCEPREPCAVRRGARIGKLCSCPRGTSCNLFILKCS